A single window of Modestobacter italicus DNA harbors:
- a CDS encoding uracil-DNA glycosylase: protein MARDADGYPVTRTAAGVLRGAAGTRELAVLDERISGCRACPRLVAWREEVARVRRASFRDQEYWGRPVPGLGPADARIAVVGLAPAAHGGNRTGRVFTGDRSGDWIFAALWRAGLANQPTSVSKDDGLELTDVRVCAAVRCAPPANAPTPEERDTCSPWLARELALLPRLRVVVVLGGFGWTALWPVLGAAGYALPRPRPAFGHGVEVALTGPRGPVTLLGSYHVSQQNTFTGRLTEPMLDAVLTRATELASSAGTTPP from the coding sequence GTGGCACGCGACGCCGACGGCTACCCCGTCACCCGGACCGCCGCCGGCGTGCTGCGCGGCGCCGCCGGCACCCGGGAGCTCGCCGTTCTGGACGAGCGGATCTCCGGCTGCCGGGCCTGCCCGCGGCTGGTGGCCTGGCGCGAGGAGGTCGCCCGGGTCAGGCGGGCCTCGTTCCGCGACCAGGAGTACTGGGGGCGGCCGGTGCCCGGGCTCGGCCCGGCCGACGCCCGGATCGCGGTGGTCGGGCTGGCACCGGCCGCGCACGGCGGGAACCGGACCGGGCGGGTGTTCACCGGCGACCGCAGCGGCGACTGGATCTTCGCCGCGCTCTGGCGGGCGGGCCTGGCCAACCAGCCGACGTCGGTGTCGAAGGACGACGGCCTGGAGCTGACCGACGTCCGGGTCTGCGCTGCGGTGCGCTGCGCCCCGCCGGCCAACGCCCCCACCCCCGAGGAGCGGGACACCTGCTCGCCGTGGCTGGCGCGGGAGCTGGCGCTGCTGCCCCGGCTGCGGGTGGTCGTCGTCCTCGGCGGCTTCGGGTGGACGGCGCTGTGGCCGGTGCTCGGTGCGGCGGGCTACGCGCTGCCCCGGCCGCGACCGGCGTTCGGGCACGGGGTGGAGGTCGCGCTGACCGGTCCGCGCGGCCCGGTGACCCTGCTGGGCAGCTACCACGTCAGCCAGCAGAACACCTTCACCGGCCGGCTGACCGAGCCGATGCTGGACGCCGTGCTGACCCGGGCCACCGAACTGGCAAGCTCTGCGGGCACGACGCCCCCGTAG
- a CDS encoding Bax inhibitor-1/YccA family protein — protein sequence MPSSNPAFSRGFPGAGQTQSGGWGAGPQQTYGGAPTQYDPYSAPSPYAATGRAYMTMDDVVTKTGLTFVVTVLAAAATWAMPGNSGIALALPAILIGLVLGLVISFKQIANPAATLAYAALQGIAVGGISEIFAAQFGGNIVMQAVIGTFGVFFGMLVVYKTGAIRVTPKLTRWVVGALFGVLALVLVNLIASFFTPGGLGLRDGGPVAIIFSLVVIGVAAFSLLLDFDMADEAIRRGVAPKFAWYIAFGLLVTVVWLYLEILRLLSYFRE from the coding sequence ATGCCCAGCAGCAACCCGGCGTTCAGTCGGGGCTTCCCCGGTGCCGGCCAGACCCAGTCCGGCGGCTGGGGCGCAGGCCCGCAGCAGACGTACGGCGGGGCACCCACCCAGTACGACCCGTACTCGGCCCCGTCGCCGTACGCGGCCACCGGCCGCGCCTACATGACGATGGACGACGTCGTCACCAAGACCGGCCTCACCTTCGTGGTGACCGTCCTGGCCGCCGCCGCGACCTGGGCGATGCCGGGCAACTCCGGGATCGCCCTGGCGCTCCCCGCGATCCTGATCGGCCTGGTCCTCGGCCTGGTCATCTCGTTCAAGCAGATCGCGAACCCGGCGGCGACCCTGGCCTACGCGGCGCTGCAGGGCATCGCGGTCGGCGGGATCAGCGAGATCTTCGCCGCCCAGTTCGGCGGCAACATCGTCATGCAGGCGGTGATCGGCACCTTCGGTGTGTTCTTCGGGATGCTCGTGGTCTACAAGACCGGCGCCATCCGGGTCACCCCGAAGCTGACCCGCTGGGTCGTCGGTGCGCTGTTCGGCGTGCTGGCGCTCGTGCTGGTCAACCTGATCGCCAGCTTCTTCACCCCCGGTGGCCTGGGCCTGCGCGACGGTGGTCCGGTCGCGATCATCTTCAGCCTGGTCGTCATCGGTGTGGCGGCGTTCTCGCTGCTGCTGGACTTCGACATGGCCGACGAGGCGATCCGCCGCGGCGTCGCGCCGAAGTTCGCCTGGTACATCGCCTTCGGCCTGCTGGTCACGGTCGTCTGGCTGTACCTGGAGATCCTGCGACTCCTCAGCTACTTCCGGGAGTGA
- a CDS encoding acetyl-CoA C-acetyltransferase: MPEAVIVAAARSPIGRAFKGSLKDLRPDDLAATITRAALDQVPQLDPTDIDDLMLGCGLPGGEQGFNMGRIVAVLLGMDHLPGTTVTRYCSSSLQTTRMALHAIKAGEGDVFISAGVEMVSRFVKGNSDAIPDTHNPRFADAEARVAKTAESGAESWRDPREDGDLPDAYVAMGQTAENLALLKDISRQDMDEFAARSQNLAEQAIANGFWEREITPVTTPDGTVVSADDGPRAGTTVEGLSGLKPVFRPDGRVTAGNACPLNDGAAALVIMSDTKAAQLGITPLARVVSTGVTGLSPEIMGYGPVAASQQALARAGMTIDDMDLVEINEAFAAQVIPSYRDLGIDIDKLNVHGGAIAVGHPFGMTGARITGTLLNGLRARDGQFGLETMCVGGGQGMAMVLERLS; this comes from the coding sequence ATGCCCGAAGCCGTCATCGTCGCCGCTGCCCGCTCCCCCATCGGCCGCGCGTTCAAGGGGTCGCTGAAGGACCTGCGGCCCGACGACCTGGCCGCCACCATCACCCGCGCGGCGCTGGACCAGGTGCCCCAGCTCGACCCGACCGACATCGACGACCTGATGCTCGGCTGCGGGCTCCCCGGCGGCGAGCAGGGCTTCAACATGGGCCGGATCGTCGCCGTCCTGCTGGGCATGGACCACCTGCCCGGGACGACGGTCACCCGCTACTGCTCCTCCTCGCTGCAGACCACGCGGATGGCGCTGCACGCCATCAAGGCCGGCGAGGGCGACGTGTTCATCTCCGCCGGCGTGGAGATGGTGTCCCGCTTCGTCAAGGGCAACTCCGACGCGATCCCGGACACCCACAACCCCCGGTTCGCCGACGCCGAGGCCCGGGTGGCCAAGACCGCCGAGAGCGGCGCGGAGTCGTGGCGCGACCCGCGCGAGGACGGCGACCTGCCCGACGCCTACGTCGCCATGGGCCAGACCGCGGAGAACCTCGCGCTGCTCAAGGACATCTCGCGGCAGGACATGGACGAGTTCGCCGCGCGCAGCCAGAACCTCGCCGAGCAGGCGATCGCGAACGGGTTCTGGGAGCGCGAGATCACCCCGGTCACCACGCCCGACGGCACGGTCGTCAGCGCGGACGACGGCCCGCGGGCCGGCACGACGGTCGAGGGACTGTCCGGTCTGAAGCCGGTGTTCCGCCCCGACGGCCGGGTGACCGCCGGCAACGCCTGCCCGCTCAACGACGGCGCCGCCGCCCTGGTGATCATGAGCGACACCAAGGCCGCCCAGCTGGGGATCACCCCGCTGGCCCGGGTCGTCTCCACCGGCGTCACGGGGCTGTCGCCGGAGATCATGGGCTACGGCCCGGTGGCTGCCTCCCAGCAGGCGCTGGCCCGCGCCGGGATGACCATCGACGACATGGACCTGGTGGAGATCAACGAGGCGTTCGCCGCGCAGGTCATCCCCAGCTACCGCGACCTGGGCATCGACATCGACAAGCTGAACGTGCACGGCGGCGCCATCGCCGTCGGGCACCCCTTCGGCATGACCGGTGCCCGGATCACCGGCACCCTGCTCAACGGCCTGCGCGCCCGGGACGGCCAGTTCGGCCTGGAGACCATGTGCGTCGGCGGCGGGCAGGGCATGGCGATGGTGCTCGAGCGCCTCAGCTGA